A single Pseudodesulfovibrio aespoeensis Aspo-2 DNA region contains:
- a CDS encoding adenylosuccinate synthase — protein MANIVVFGSQWGDEGKGKIVDILAEQASAVVRFQGGNNAGHTLVVEGEQCILHLIPSGVLHPGKLCLIGNGVVLDPVVFCQEVDKLAAKGLDVSPTRMMISKKTHVIMPYHRLIDSARETTKSEAKKIGTTGRGIGPCYEDKMHRCGIRACDFADPELLREKIGKALEEKNVLFKHFYGVGELDPEAVFAEVLPYAERLVPYLGDVSTAIQTAQKDGMVLFEGAQGTHLDIDHGTYPFVTSSNTVTANAASGSGCSPRDLHRIVAIVKAYTTRVGGGPFPTELLDADGDYLQSKGHEFGATTGRKRRCGWLDLVVLKESVRLNGPTELAITKLDVLSGLSELKLCVAYEYRGETILYPPQEQNGMGHVTPVYESMPGWDEDISAARSWGDLPVNAVNYLRRIEKITGVPVGIVSVGPDRVQTF, from the coding sequence ATGGCCAATATAGTCGTTTTCGGCTCCCAGTGGGGAGACGAGGGCAAGGGCAAGATCGTCGATATCCTTGCCGAGCAGGCGAGCGCGGTCGTCCGTTTTCAGGGCGGCAACAATGCCGGTCACACCCTGGTGGTGGAGGGCGAACAGTGCATCCTGCACCTTATTCCGTCGGGCGTGCTGCATCCGGGCAAGCTCTGTCTCATCGGCAACGGCGTGGTCCTCGACCCTGTCGTCTTCTGTCAGGAGGTGGACAAGCTGGCTGCCAAGGGGCTTGATGTTTCCCCCACCCGGATGATGATCAGCAAGAAGACCCACGTCATCATGCCCTACCACCGGCTCATCGACTCGGCCCGCGAGACGACCAAGTCAGAGGCCAAGAAGATCGGCACCACCGGTCGCGGCATCGGCCCTTGCTACGAGGACAAGATGCACCGCTGCGGCATCCGGGCCTGCGACTTTGCCGACCCCGAGCTGCTGCGCGAGAAGATCGGCAAGGCCCTGGAGGAGAAGAACGTTCTCTTCAAGCATTTTTACGGGGTGGGCGAGCTTGATCCCGAGGCCGTGTTCGCCGAGGTGCTGCCCTATGCCGAGCGGCTGGTGCCCTACCTGGGCGACGTGTCCACGGCCATCCAGACCGCCCAGAAGGACGGCATGGTCCTGTTCGAGGGTGCTCAGGGCACCCATCTGGACATCGACCACGGCACCTATCCCTTTGTCACGTCGAGCAACACGGTCACGGCCAACGCCGCGTCCGGCTCGGGCTGCTCCCCGCGCGACCTGCACCGCATCGTGGCCATCGTCAAGGCCTACACCACCCGCGTGGGCGGCGGTCCCTTCCCCACCGAGCTGCTGGACGCCGACGGCGACTACCTCCAGAGCAAGGGGCACGAGTTCGGGGCCACCACCGGGCGCAAGCGGCGCTGCGGCTGGCTCGATCTGGTGGTACTCAAGGAGTCGGTGCGGCTCAACGGCCCCACCGAGCTGGCCATCACCAAGCTCGATGTGCTCTCCGGCCTCAGCGAGCTCAAGCTCTGCGTGGCCTACGAGTATCGAGGCGAGACCATCCTCTATCCACCGCAGGAGCAGAACGGCATGGGCCACGTCACGCCGGTCTACGAGTCCATGCCGGGCTGGGACGAGGACATCTCCGCCGCGCGTTCCTGGGGTGACCTCCCGGTCAACGCCGTCAACTACCTGAGGCGGATCGAGAAGATCACCGGGGTTCCGGTGGGCATTGTCTCCGTCGGTCCCGACAGGGTGCAAACCTTCTGA
- a CDS encoding SemiSWEET family sugar transporter: MERDTMEIIGLVAGFCTTASFVPQVVRTWRTRSVADISLRMYLLLCLGVSLWLVYGALVGSVAVLLANSVTLVLAASVLGMKLAFGRKKPAPPPRR, encoded by the coding sequence ATGGAACGCGACACCATGGAGATCATCGGCCTCGTGGCCGGCTTTTGCACCACGGCCTCGTTCGTGCCGCAGGTGGTGCGCACCTGGCGCACCCGGTCCGTGGCCGACATCTCGCTGCGCATGTATCTGCTGCTGTGCCTCGGGGTGTCGCTGTGGCTCGTCTACGGCGCGCTGGTGGGCTCGGTGGCCGTGCTGCTGGCCAACTCGGTCACCCTGGTCCTGGCCGCCTCGGTGCTGGGCATGAAGCTGGCCTTTGGCCGGAAGAAACCCGCCCCGCCCCCGCGCCGTTGA
- a CDS encoding DUF401 family protein — MEPLLVKFAPFLKILFAFAVMLAGMRFKVGVGLSIMTGGVILGLLFGMAPLPIAQTGVLALAQESFLFLAAIVGLILLLSDAMERSGQSSRLMGSLSGYLTSPRLRLIFFPALIGLLPMPGGAVFSAPMVKTVSENMSIRNSDRAMLNYWFRHVWEMCWPLYPGIILTVALADIPIIDLISKTWPGTPLMLLTGWFFFLRPGVLDAKDIAVTGLSVSRSKGAVLREGLPLIIAICGAIGLESAISVFAPSIAFEWGVLAALAASVVCVMIQNTQLGLPFLRQVLTKKSLWSMLFVVISIFVFKDIMQASGVVDEMSRVAGGKAALIASATFLPFLVGMVAGINVAFVGATFPLLLGVLNTLGMQDQTIPYLVLATFFGFTGVMVSPIHICFVLTCQYFNCELGTTWRKIFWPSLIFLLSGVGVFWFWLSVLD, encoded by the coding sequence GTGGAACCCCTGCTCGTCAAATTCGCGCCCTTCCTCAAGATTCTGTTCGCCTTTGCCGTCATGCTCGCAGGCATGCGCTTCAAGGTTGGCGTTGGCCTGTCCATCATGACCGGGGGCGTGATCCTCGGCCTGCTCTTTGGCATGGCCCCGCTGCCCATTGCCCAGACCGGTGTCCTGGCCCTGGCCCAGGAGAGCTTTCTTTTCCTGGCCGCCATCGTCGGACTGATCCTTCTGCTTTCCGATGCCATGGAGCGCTCCGGGCAGTCGAGCCGACTCATGGGGTCTCTGTCCGGCTACCTGACAAGCCCCCGGCTCAGGCTAATCTTCTTCCCGGCCCTGATCGGGCTGCTGCCCATGCCCGGCGGGGCGGTCTTCTCCGCGCCCATGGTCAAGACCGTGTCCGAGAACATGTCCATCAGAAACAGCGACCGGGCCATGCTCAACTACTGGTTCCGCCATGTCTGGGAAATGTGCTGGCCGCTGTATCCGGGTATCATCCTGACCGTGGCCCTGGCCGACATCCCCATCATCGACCTCATCTCCAAGACCTGGCCGGGCACCCCGCTCATGCTGCTGACGGGCTGGTTCTTCTTCCTGCGCCCCGGCGTGCTGGATGCCAAGGACATCGCCGTGACCGGGCTGTCTGTCAGCCGCAGCAAGGGCGCGGTCCTGCGCGAGGGGCTGCCCCTGATCATCGCCATCTGCGGAGCCATCGGCCTTGAAAGCGCCATCTCGGTCTTTGCGCCCTCCATCGCCTTCGAGTGGGGCGTACTCGCCGCCCTGGCCGCCAGCGTGGTCTGCGTCATGATCCAGAACACCCAGCTCGGATTGCCCTTCCTGCGGCAGGTGCTGACCAAGAAGTCGCTGTGGTCCATGCTCTTCGTGGTCATCTCCATCTTCGTCTTCAAGGACATCATGCAGGCCAGCGGCGTGGTGGACGAGATGTCGCGCGTGGCGGGCGGCAAGGCGGCGCTCATCGCCTCGGCCACTTTCCTGCCCTTTCTGGTGGGCATGGTGGCCGGGATCAACGTGGCCTTTGTCGGGGCGACCTTCCCCCTGCTCCTTGGCGTGCTGAACACCCTGGGCATGCAGGACCAGACCATCCCCTATCTCGTCCTGGCCACCTTTTTCGGATTCACCGGGGTCATGGTCTCGCCCATCCACATCTGCTTCGTGCTCACCTGCCAATACTTCAACTGCGAGCTGGGCACCACCTGGCGGAAGATTTTCTGGCCGTCCCTGATCTTCCTGCTCTCAGGTGTTGGCGTGTTCTGGTTCTGGCTGTCGGTGCTGGATTGA
- a CDS encoding DNA polymerase III subunit delta', whose product MIPNADPLAALVGQEHAVRRLNAIAADPPQSMVIEGGDADSRVALALYWAMRLNCVTGSVPCGQCPACRQIGDLAFNDLLFYDGREGLIKVESVREQRSTWGQPPHGDGHRVTIFAEAQMFMTEAANALLKSLEEPRPGNVFVLAAPQRERLLETLVSRSWVVTLAWPDIRENEPAIAEWTTALVGFWQSGRGWFERTSSKGAVDKHLAMQVVLGMQRELREALSGSCATPLSASLARSYDLRGLRRIGLALDQAQDALNTQVPVNPAMVLDWVATRMI is encoded by the coding sequence ATGATTCCCAACGCCGACCCGCTGGCCGCCCTCGTCGGGCAGGAACATGCAGTCAGGCGGCTCAACGCCATCGCGGCAGACCCTCCGCAATCCATGGTCATCGAGGGCGGCGACGCGGACAGCCGCGTCGCCCTCGCCCTGTACTGGGCCATGCGCCTCAACTGCGTGACCGGTTCAGTCCCGTGCGGCCAGTGTCCGGCGTGCAGGCAGATCGGCGACCTCGCCTTCAACGACCTGCTCTTCTACGATGGCCGCGAGGGGTTGATCAAGGTGGAGTCCGTGCGCGAGCAGCGGTCCACCTGGGGCCAGCCGCCCCATGGAGACGGCCATCGGGTGACCATCTTTGCCGAGGCCCAGATGTTCATGACCGAGGCGGCCAACGCGCTGCTCAAGTCTCTGGAGGAGCCGAGGCCCGGCAACGTCTTTGTTCTGGCCGCGCCGCAGCGCGAGCGGCTGCTCGAAACCCTGGTCTCGCGGTCGTGGGTGGTCACCCTGGCCTGGCCCGACATCCGCGAGAACGAGCCGGCCATTGCCGAGTGGACCACGGCCCTGGTCGGGTTCTGGCAGTCGGGCCGGGGATGGTTCGAGCGCACCTCGTCCAAGGGCGCGGTGGACAAGCATCTGGCCATGCAGGTGGTGCTGGGCATGCAGCGCGAATTGCGCGAGGCCCTCTCCGGCTCCTGCGCCACGCCGCTCTCGGCCAGCCTTGCCCGCTCCTACGACCTGCGCGGCCTGCGCCGCATCGGTCTGGCCCTCGATCAGGCCCAGGACGCCCTGAACACCCAGGTCCCGGTCAACCCGGCCATGGTCCTCGACTGGGTGGCCACGCGCATGATTTAG
- a CDS encoding bacteriohemerythrin, whose protein sequence is MNISFRLIGSVLLIFLIIVGMFAATWMVTSSQQSDSLVINIAGRQRMLAEKLGKEVLAFGAQGDTALRGQIEMTIALFEKSLAALDDSGPVPLTLKPAGPKGELPKASKAASEKLGKVRQHWNNYKALVEQGVATGKPDVAKISDLSEAVLMSMNEAVVLMQQESEGRVTTLLVSQAACVGIAIVIVLLVLYNLKVKLTKPLNYLKEYAEAVAGGDYKSVIRGEYAEELLDLKNATVTMVGALGENMAQAEIRGREAEKSADEARQAVARASEQQAQVRELLDTMGRAASKASRISRDVAESVAQLATQVDEVNHGTDVQRDRMAETATAMEEMNATVLEVARNASNAAQSADRARENARTGAEGVRAAVASIDAIKDQILELNASMGELGKQAENIGKIMNVVTDIADQTNLLALNAAIEAARAGDAGRGFAVVADEVRKLAEKTMQATKEVGDAVSCIQAQARENIKAVETSVQDIVKSTVAANESGEFMAEIVSIVGETASQVESIATASEEQSAASEEINQAVTDVTRIAYETAQGMTRAAQALDAMAAMAADLDAVIRDMTREDAGGEARPAERHAGEHGDKRGNGHAATPARTAPAKAPASHKALSPAASSSSGRAQQKLSDRSGLKSADPGGIMQWADDLSVNIREIDEQHLRLIDLINKLHNAMRTGKGMQATIKVLEELKDYTVFHFSTEEAMFEEHAYSGMINHVAAHKSFVNKVIEFEERILSGKAAVTMEVMNFLKDWLVKHIKGVDKKYSGFFNDRGVY, encoded by the coding sequence GTGAATATATCCTTTCGTCTGATTGGCTCCGTTCTCCTCATTTTCCTCATCATTGTCGGCATGTTCGCCGCCACTTGGATGGTCACGTCGAGCCAGCAGAGCGACAGTCTGGTCATCAACATAGCCGGGCGCCAGCGCATGCTGGCCGAGAAGCTGGGCAAGGAAGTCCTGGCCTTTGGCGCACAGGGCGACACAGCCCTGCGCGGTCAGATCGAAATGACCATCGCCCTGTTTGAGAAATCCCTTGCCGCCCTCGATGATTCCGGCCCAGTGCCCCTGACCCTGAAGCCCGCAGGCCCCAAGGGTGAACTGCCCAAGGCGAGCAAGGCTGCCAGCGAAAAGCTGGGCAAGGTGCGCCAGCACTGGAACAACTACAAGGCGCTGGTTGAGCAGGGGGTTGCCACGGGCAAGCCCGATGTGGCGAAAATATCGGACCTGAGCGAGGCGGTGCTCATGTCCATGAACGAGGCCGTGGTCCTGATGCAGCAGGAGTCCGAGGGCCGTGTCACCACGCTGCTTGTCAGTCAGGCGGCGTGCGTGGGCATCGCCATCGTCATCGTGCTGCTGGTGCTCTATAACCTCAAGGTCAAGCTGACCAAGCCGCTCAATTACCTCAAGGAATACGCCGAGGCCGTGGCCGGAGGCGACTACAAATCCGTGATCCGAGGCGAGTATGCCGAGGAGCTGCTCGACCTGAAAAACGCCACCGTGACCATGGTGGGGGCGCTGGGCGAGAACATGGCCCAGGCGGAGATCCGGGGGAGGGAGGCCGAGAAGAGCGCCGACGAGGCCAGACAGGCCGTGGCCAGGGCCAGCGAGCAGCAGGCCCAGGTCAGGGAACTGCTCGACACCATGGGGCGGGCCGCGTCCAAGGCGAGCCGCATCTCCCGCGATGTGGCCGAGTCCGTGGCCCAGCTCGCCACCCAGGTGGACGAGGTCAATCACGGCACGGACGTGCAGCGCGATCGCATGGCCGAGACCGCCACGGCCATGGAGGAGATGAACGCCACGGTGCTCGAAGTGGCGCGCAACGCATCCAACGCGGCCCAGTCGGCTGACCGGGCCAGGGAGAACGCCCGGACCGGGGCCGAGGGCGTCCGCGCCGCCGTGGCCTCCATCGACGCCATCAAGGACCAGATTCTCGAACTCAACGCGAGCATGGGCGAACTGGGCAAACAGGCCGAGAACATCGGCAAGATCATGAACGTGGTCACGGACATCGCGGACCAGACCAACCTCCTGGCCCTCAATGCGGCCATCGAGGCTGCCCGGGCCGGGGATGCGGGTCGCGGCTTCGCCGTGGTGGCCGATGAGGTCCGCAAACTGGCCGAAAAGACCATGCAGGCCACCAAGGAGGTGGGCGACGCGGTGTCGTGCATCCAGGCCCAGGCCAGGGAGAATATCAAGGCCGTGGAAACCTCGGTCCAGGACATCGTCAAATCTACCGTCGCGGCCAACGAGTCCGGCGAGTTCATGGCCGAGATCGTGTCCATCGTGGGCGAGACCGCGAGCCAGGTGGAGTCCATCGCCACCGCCTCGGAGGAGCAGTCCGCCGCCAGCGAGGAGATCAACCAGGCCGTGACCGATGTCACGCGCATCGCCTACGAGACGGCCCAGGGCATGACCCGCGCGGCCCAGGCCCTGGACGCCATGGCCGCCATGGCCGCTGACCTGGACGCGGTGATCCGCGACATGACCAGGGAGGACGCGGGCGGGGAGGCAAGGCCTGCCGAGCGCCATGCCGGGGAACACGGGGATAAGCGCGGAAACGGTCACGCGGCCACGCCTGCCAGGACCGCCCCGGCCAAGGCCCCGGCGAGTCACAAGGCGTTATCGCCAGCGGCCTCGTCCTCCAGCGGCAGGGCGCAGCAAAAGCTGTCGGACCGCTCCGGCCTCAAGTCCGCCGATCCGGGCGGCATCATGCAGTGGGCCGACGACCTGTCCGTCAACATCCGCGAGATCGACGAGCAGCACCTGCGCCTGATCGACCTCATCAACAAGCTGCACAACGCCATGCGCACCGGCAAGGGCATGCAGGCCACGATCAAGGTGCTCGAAGAGCTCAAGGACTACACCGTTTTCCACTTTTCCACCGAGGAGGCCATGTTCGAGGAGCATGCCTATTCCGGCATGATCAACCATGTGGCCGCCCACAAGTCCTTTGTGAACAAGGTGATCGAGTTCGAGGAGAGGATTCTGTCCGGCAAGGCGGCGGTGACCATGGAGGTGATGAACTTCCTCAAGGACTGGCTGGTCAAGCACATCAAGGGCGTGGACAAGAAATACAGCGGATTTTTCAACGACCGCGGCGTGTATTAG
- a CDS encoding phosphoribosylaminoimidazolecarboxamide formyltransferase → MSDLKKMYTTLQEDPFPADLKLTLGDQELVFKKRTWEIDGQTKGLRYGENPDQPAALYELTQGCLEVGGVKFIGAGQGLVSALTEEHMLQAGKHPGKTNLTDVDNALNILQYLSAKPAALILKHNNPCGAAWTDDGVAVALRRAFEADRIAAFGGAVVVNRTLDLATAQLINSVYFEVVAAPDYAPDALAELKKKKNLRILRIPGIADLESLSRTPFLDIKSLSDGGMVVQFSFRNAILATEDFLPARAEKDGNVFLARAPGRQEADDLLFAWAVEAGVTSNSVLFVKDGVTTAIGTGEQDRVGCVLLAVTKAYIKYMDLLSSKELGLSIFELKLKAIRDPEAKAQLADIERRTAEAKGGLPGSVVVSDGFFPFRDGVDLCIDQGVTAIAQPGGSIRDHEVIAAVNEASPQVAMVFTGQRSFKH, encoded by the coding sequence ATGAGTGATCTGAAGAAGATGTACACGACGCTGCAGGAAGATCCGTTTCCGGCAGACCTGAAACTGACTCTGGGCGACCAGGAACTGGTTTTCAAGAAGCGCACCTGGGAGATCGACGGCCAGACCAAAGGGCTGCGCTACGGCGAGAACCCGGACCAGCCCGCAGCACTCTACGAACTGACGCAGGGTTGCCTTGAGGTGGGTGGCGTGAAGTTCATCGGCGCGGGCCAGGGGCTGGTCTCGGCCCTGACCGAGGAGCACATGCTCCAGGCGGGCAAGCATCCGGGCAAGACCAACCTGACCGACGTAGACAACGCCCTGAATATCCTGCAATATTTGTCTGCCAAACCCGCAGCCCTCATCCTCAAGCACAACAACCCCTGCGGGGCGGCCTGGACCGACGATGGCGTGGCCGTGGCCCTCAGGCGCGCCTTTGAAGCGGACCGCATCGCCGCCTTTGGCGGGGCCGTGGTGGTCAACCGCACCCTTGATCTGGCCACAGCCCAGTTGATCAACTCCGTCTATTTCGAAGTGGTGGCCGCCCCGGACTACGCCCCGGACGCTCTGGCGGAGCTGAAGAAAAAGAAAAACCTGCGCATCCTGCGCATTCCCGGCATCGCCGACCTCGAAAGTCTGTCGCGCACGCCGTTTCTGGACATCAAGTCTCTGTCGGACGGCGGCATGGTGGTCCAGTTCTCGTTTCGCAACGCCATCCTGGCGACTGAAGACTTTCTCCCGGCCAGGGCCGAGAAGGACGGCAACGTCTTCCTGGCCCGCGCGCCCGGCAGGCAGGAGGCGGACGACCTGCTCTTCGCCTGGGCCGTGGAGGCGGGTGTGACCTCCAACTCCGTGCTCTTCGTCAAGGACGGCGTGACCACGGCCATCGGCACCGGCGAACAGGACCGGGTGGGCTGCGTGCTCCTGGCCGTGACCAAGGCCTACATCAAGTACATGGACCTGCTCTCGTCCAAGGAGCTGGGCCTGTCCATATTCGAGCTCAAGCTCAAGGCCATCAGAGACCCGGAGGCCAAGGCGCAGCTTGCCGACATTGAACGCCGCACGGCAGAGGCCAAGGGCGGCCTGCCCGGCTCGGTGGTGGTTTCTGACGGATTCTTCCCGTTCCGCGACGGCGTGGACCTGTGCATCGACCAGGGGGTGACCGCCATTGCCCAGCCGGGCGGCTCCATCCGCGACCACGAGGTGATCGCGGCGGTCAACGAGGCCAGCCCGCAGGTGGCCATGGTCTTCACCGGCCAGCGGTCCTTCAAACACTGA
- a CDS encoding methyl-accepting chemotaxis protein, which yields MRRFRDWGMRSKVLSLFLAAVVLVLGGLLGYFIPVVGDSLMEEKSIATRSSVETAYSVMQYYGDQAASGSLSQEEAQTRAKAAIRAMRYMGDNYYWINDLGPTMIMHPLRADMDGQDLTNSKDPDGKALFVEMAEVCKKAGEGFVPYMWPKPGSEKPVPKISYVKLYKPWGWMVGSGIYVDDVQAQISALRWQILIPTIIAMGLIIAVVVFVVRGIVTPLVEAVHVSNRMAEGDLSMDVNVRSRDEVGQLSQSMANMVAALRRVVGEVRSASEQVAAGSEELAASAIELSQGATEQAASVEEVSASMEEMTSSIGQNAENAQTTNSMTNRAAVDTDKGGQAVAKTVEAMKQIADKILIVEEIARQTNLLALNAAIEAARAGEHGKGFAVVAAEVRKLAERSGTAAAEISELSTTSVRVAEEAGGLLAKIVPDIRKTAELVQEIAAASNEQNAGGEQVNKAIQELDKVIQQNASASEEVASTAEELSSHAVQLQQSIRFFKVSDGDISAPAPQRLKAKKAYDPNTGKVTGGKAKLAKPVGRAAGAPKPLPSARSGPAPGSGGGVDLSMDDDDSGFERF from the coding sequence ATGCGGCGTTTTCGAGATTGGGGGATGAGAAGCAAGGTCTTGAGCCTTTTTCTCGCTGCGGTCGTGCTGGTTCTGGGGGGGCTCCTTGGGTACTTCATCCCGGTGGTGGGGGATTCGCTTATGGAGGAGAAGAGCATCGCCACCAGGAGCTCGGTGGAGACTGCCTATTCTGTCATGCAATATTACGGGGATCAAGCAGCCAGCGGCAGCCTGAGCCAGGAAGAGGCCCAGACCAGGGCCAAGGCGGCCATCAGGGCGATGCGCTACATGGGCGATAACTATTACTGGATCAACGACCTGGGTCCAACCATGATCATGCATCCGCTCAGGGCAGACATGGATGGGCAGGATCTGACCAACTCCAAGGACCCGGACGGCAAGGCGCTCTTCGTGGAAATGGCCGAGGTGTGCAAGAAGGCCGGGGAGGGCTTTGTGCCCTACATGTGGCCCAAGCCGGGTTCGGAAAAGCCAGTGCCCAAGATATCCTACGTCAAGCTCTACAAGCCGTGGGGCTGGATGGTGGGCAGCGGCATCTATGTTGATGATGTCCAGGCTCAGATATCTGCCCTGCGCTGGCAGATTCTCATTCCAACCATCATCGCCATGGGGCTGATCATCGCTGTGGTCGTGTTCGTGGTCCGGGGAATCGTCACCCCGCTGGTGGAGGCCGTGCACGTTTCCAACCGCATGGCCGAGGGCGACTTGAGCATGGATGTCAATGTCCGCAGCCGCGACGAGGTGGGCCAGCTTTCCCAGTCCATGGCCAACATGGTCGCCGCGCTTCGGCGCGTGGTGGGCGAGGTGCGCTCGGCCAGCGAGCAGGTGGCAGCGGGCAGCGAGGAGCTTGCCGCCTCGGCCATCGAGCTGTCCCAGGGCGCCACCGAGCAGGCCGCCAGCGTGGAGGAGGTCTCGGCCTCGATGGAGGAGATGACATCGAGTATCGGCCAGAACGCCGAGAACGCCCAGACCACCAACTCCATGACCAATCGGGCAGCTGTGGACACAGACAAGGGCGGGCAGGCCGTGGCCAAGACCGTGGAGGCCATGAAGCAGATCGCGGACAAGATCCTCATCGTCGAGGAGATCGCCCGGCAGACCAACCTGCTGGCGCTCAACGCGGCCATTGAAGCGGCCCGTGCGGGCGAGCACGGCAAGGGATTTGCCGTGGTCGCAGCCGAGGTGCGCAAGCTGGCCGAGCGCAGCGGCACGGCTGCCGCCGAGATCAGCGAACTCTCAACCACCAGTGTCAGGGTGGCCGAAGAGGCGGGCGGGCTGCTCGCCAAGATCGTGCCGGACATCCGCAAGACAGCGGAACTGGTGCAGGAGATCGCGGCGGCCAGCAACGAGCAGAACGCTGGCGGCGAGCAGGTCAACAAGGCCATCCAGGAACTGGACAAGGTCATCCAGCAGAATGCGTCCGCCTCGGAAGAGGTGGCGTCCACGGCAGAGGAGCTGTCGAGCCACGCCGTGCAGCTCCAGCAGTCGATCCGTTTCTTCAAGGTGTCGGACGGCGACATCTCCGCGCCTGCGCCTCAGAGGCTCAAGGCCAAGAAGGCATATGATCCGAACACAGGCAAGGTGACGGGCGGCAAGGCGAAGCTGGCCAAGCCGGTTGGCAGGGCGGCCGGAGCACCCAAGCCGCTTCCATCGGCCAGGTCCGGCCCGGCGCCGGGTTCTGGTGGCGGCGTTGATCTGTCCATGGACGACGACGATTCCGGATTCGAGCGTTTCTGA
- a CDS encoding 4Fe-4S binding protein has product MRIPFIKQSTINYRRMARQQGMPFIDWLHGYLYGRFAYQYIGMAGDKKPWWRYLMAPLVLLLDRHSPFQPTDQSRTGDPGQEKPTFADTYHGKALPLAEATKLIRLDRAVNTSVSEQVLPYTRAREIVLNNPEKIVLLDCPCRAGMKNPCTPIDVCLLVGEPFCSFMLEHHPDKTREIDTDEAVRILKAENARGHVAHAFFKDVMLGRFYAICNCCSCCCGAMKAQRMGVQMLCSSGYLAEVDQETCVGCGLCAEKCQFKAIGFRGGMAFIRAKRCMGCGVCVEACSKDALSLRLAPEKGEPLRVDAL; this is encoded by the coding sequence ATGCGCATACCCTTCATAAAACAGTCCACCATCAACTACCGCCGTATGGCCCGCCAGCAGGGCATGCCCTTCATCGACTGGCTGCACGGCTATCTCTATGGCCGCTTCGCCTACCAGTATATCGGCATGGCGGGCGACAAAAAACCGTGGTGGCGATACCTCATGGCCCCGCTGGTCCTGCTGCTCGACCGCCACTCCCCTTTCCAGCCCACGGACCAAAGCCGGACCGGCGACCCCGGTCAAGAAAAGCCCACCTTTGCCGACACCTACCACGGCAAGGCCCTGCCCCTGGCCGAGGCGACCAAACTGATCCGGCTCGACCGGGCGGTCAACACCTCGGTCTCCGAGCAGGTGCTGCCCTACACCCGCGCCCGCGAGATTGTGCTCAACAACCCCGAAAAAATCGTCCTGCTCGACTGTCCGTGCCGGGCGGGCATGAAGAACCCCTGCACGCCCATTGATGTCTGCCTGCTGGTGGGCGAGCCGTTCTGCTCCTTCATGCTCGAACACCACCCGGACAAGACGCGCGAGATCGACACGGACGAGGCCGTACGCATCCTCAAGGCCGAGAACGCGCGCGGCCATGTGGCCCACGCCTTTTTCAAGGATGTCATGCTCGGCCGGTTCTACGCCATCTGCAACTGTTGCTCCTGCTGCTGCGGGGCCATGAAGGCCCAGCGCATGGGCGTGCAAATGCTCTGCTCGTCCGGCTACCTGGCCGAGGTGGACCAGGAGACGTGCGTGGGCTGCGGCCTGTGCGCCGAAAAGTGCCAGTTCAAGGCCATCGGCTTTCGGGGCGGCATGGCCTTTATCCGCGCCAAGCGGTGCATGGGCTGCGGCGTGTGCGTGGAGGCCTGCTCCAAGGACGCCCTCTCCCTGCGGCTGGCCCCGGAAAAGGGCGAGCCTCTGCGGGTGGACGCCCTCTAA